A DNA window from Rubripirellula tenax contains the following coding sequences:
- a CDS encoding sensor histidine kinase, producing the protein MIRLLQGLFSSMSLERKCLLFFGSALMVLMFGAFLVVEMLGQKLVKNTTRTRARDFYAAEVLRLHNDAIWSADQSQEQVGLKREVLNGLRDIMLDDEYDTLESSIEYEILGLTDSVKYANLPAIELPSDPKEIARLEELETQFRERLARQIAVNRPDVSTPLDLGENEPMSPIGSSLISMAPQIYDEVGPVDGRYAYYTPIFSTHECMQCHAMPGTFSLDNNEAPKKLAMQYPFRVMKVTMPYEQTQQQTTMIRAIVVSLCMLIIAVTLFFLHWILRHLVLYPMYHLRDVSDAITHGDTNQRAVIETEDEFRELADAFNRMLRHMTETQDQIQEVNEELDARVDQLAQLNLQLYEANRLKSDFLANMSHELRTPLNSIIGFSEVLQGIDSLNDKQRRYASNIQKSGRLLLEMINDILDLAKVEAGKMEVKRSDFDLARLVSAQCDMIHSLSEDKNISLSMKLPDNLPIAFQDPNKLGQIINNLLSNAIKFTPEGGMITVSITNLDRGRFRLEVTDTGVGIAEEDQPIIFEKFRQSGKVLDGEGLTREYAGTGLGLSIVKELAKLLGGEVDFQSELGRGSSFWVTLPWRLVDRRSGEASVSPVEAASA; encoded by the coding sequence ATGATTCGCCTACTTCAGGGCCTGTTTTCGTCGATGAGCCTGGAACGGAAGTGCCTTCTGTTCTTCGGGTCGGCGCTGATGGTGTTGATGTTCGGGGCGTTTTTGGTCGTGGAAATGCTGGGCCAAAAGCTGGTCAAAAACACCACCCGCACGCGAGCCCGCGACTTTTACGCCGCCGAAGTGCTTCGACTGCACAACGACGCGATTTGGTCCGCTGATCAATCCCAGGAACAAGTCGGCCTGAAACGTGAAGTCCTGAACGGCCTCCGCGACATCATGCTGGACGACGAGTACGACACGTTGGAATCCAGCATCGAGTACGAGATCCTGGGGCTGACCGATTCGGTGAAGTACGCCAACTTGCCGGCGATCGAGTTGCCGAGTGATCCCAAAGAGATCGCGCGACTGGAAGAACTTGAAACCCAGTTTCGCGAGCGACTTGCGCGACAGATCGCCGTCAATCGACCCGATGTATCGACGCCGTTGGATCTGGGTGAGAACGAGCCGATGAGCCCGATCGGGTCCAGTTTGATTTCGATGGCGCCGCAAATCTACGACGAAGTCGGTCCCGTCGACGGTCGCTATGCGTACTACACGCCGATCTTTTCGACGCACGAATGCATGCAGTGTCACGCGATGCCTGGCACGTTTTCGTTGGATAACAACGAGGCGCCCAAAAAGTTGGCCATGCAGTACCCGTTTCGTGTCATGAAAGTCACGATGCCGTACGAACAAACCCAGCAACAAACGACGATGATTCGCGCCATCGTTGTTTCGCTTTGTATGTTGATCATCGCCGTCACGCTGTTTTTCTTGCACTGGATTCTGCGACACTTGGTGCTGTACCCGATGTACCACCTGCGTGACGTCAGCGACGCGATCACCCACGGTGACACCAACCAGCGCGCCGTGATCGAAACCGAAGACGAGTTCCGCGAACTTGCAGACGCGTTCAATCGAATGCTTCGCCACATGACCGAAACGCAAGACCAGATCCAAGAGGTCAACGAAGAACTCGACGCGCGGGTCGATCAACTGGCACAACTGAACTTGCAACTCTACGAAGCCAACCGGCTCAAGAGCGACTTCCTTGCCAACATGAGCCACGAACTGCGAACACCGCTGAACAGCATCATCGGATTCTCGGAAGTCCTGCAAGGCATCGATTCGCTGAACGACAAACAACGTCGCTATGCGTCGAACATTCAAAAGAGTGGCCGGCTGCTGCTGGAGATGATCAACGACATTTTGGACCTGGCCAAAGTCGAAGCCGGTAAAATGGAAGTCAAACGCAGCGACTTTGACTTGGCCCGTTTGGTTTCCGCCCAGTGCGACATGATCCATTCGCTTAGCGAAGACAAAAACATCTCGCTGTCGATGAAGCTGCCGGATAATTTGCCGATCGCATTCCAAGATCCCAACAAGCTTGGCCAGATCATCAACAACCTGCTCAGCAACGCGATCAAGTTCACGCCCGAAGGAGGCATGATCACTGTTTCGATCACCAACCTTGATCGCGGGCGATTCCGATTGGAAGTCACCGACACCGGCGTGGGTATCGCCGAAGAAGATCAACCGATCATTTTCGAAAAGTTTCGCCAAAGCGGCAAAGTGCTCGACGGCGAAGGACTGACCCGCGAATATGCGGGCACTGGGTTAGGCCTGTCGATCGTCAAAGAATTGGCGAAGCTACTTGGCGGCGAGGTCGACTTTCAAAGCGAACTGGGGCGAGGCAGTTCGTTCTGGGTGACGTTGCCGTGGCGATTGGTTGACCGTCGCTCGGGTGAAGCTTCTGTGTCCCCCGTCGAAGCGGCGTCCGCCTGA
- a CDS encoding Gfo/Idh/MocA family protein, with product MKSLNIGLIGYGFMGRTHSNGYKRVNDFFPELKHRPVLKAVCGRNAEKVQAFADQWQYESIETDWKSLIARDDIDAVDICTPNNSHAEIAIAAAAAGKMILCEKPLALTPEEGVRMCEAVEKAGVANTVWYNYRRVPAVTLAKQLIDEGKLGTIYHYRANFLQDWTINEDLPQGGEALWRLDAAAAGSGVTGDLLAHCIDTAIWLNGSIKDVSAMTETFVKERMHNETGKKEKVTIDDACAFMCHFENGSLGLFESTRYARGHKALYTLEINGRDASIRWDLHDLHRLQYFDNSDEGRLKGWRSIHVSDHSGDQPYMDKWWVPGLQIGYEHTFVHQVADFISSLESGEAMHPSFRDALETQQVCEAVLDSAKERAWKNV from the coding sequence ATGAAATCACTCAACATTGGCTTGATCGGTTACGGCTTCATGGGCCGGACTCACTCCAACGGTTACAAACGCGTCAACGACTTTTTCCCGGAACTGAAACATCGCCCGGTTCTGAAAGCCGTTTGCGGACGGAACGCCGAAAAGGTCCAAGCGTTTGCCGATCAATGGCAATACGAGTCGATTGAAACCGATTGGAAGTCGCTGATCGCTCGTGACGATATTGACGCGGTCGACATTTGCACGCCGAACAATTCGCACGCCGAGATCGCGATCGCTGCGGCCGCAGCGGGCAAGATGATCCTGTGCGAAAAGCCGTTGGCGCTGACGCCCGAAGAAGGCGTGCGGATGTGCGAAGCGGTCGAAAAGGCCGGCGTCGCCAATACGGTTTGGTACAACTATCGCCGTGTGCCGGCGGTAACCTTGGCCAAGCAATTGATCGACGAAGGCAAACTAGGAACGATCTATCACTATCGTGCCAATTTTTTACAAGACTGGACGATCAACGAAGATCTGCCCCAGGGCGGCGAGGCGCTGTGGCGATTGGATGCCGCGGCGGCGGGGTCGGGCGTGACGGGCGACTTATTGGCCCACTGTATCGATACCGCAATTTGGTTGAACGGATCGATCAAAGACGTCAGCGCGATGACGGAAACGTTTGTCAAAGAACGGATGCACAACGAGACGGGCAAGAAAGAGAAGGTCACGATCGATGACGCGTGTGCGTTCATGTGCCACTTCGAAAACGGATCGTTGGGGCTATTCGAATCGACGCGATACGCTCGCGGCCATAAGGCGCTTTACACGCTGGAAATCAACGGTCGCGACGCTTCGATCCGCTGGGACCTGCACGACTTGCACCGCTTGCAGTACTTCGACAACAGTGATGAAGGCCGGCTGAAAGGCTGGCGTTCGATCCACGTTTCGGACCATTCCGGCGACCAACCGTACATGGACAAGTGGTGGGTGCCAGGATTGCAAATCGGTTACGAGCACACGTTCGTGCACCAAGTCGCCGACTTCATCAGCTCACTGGAAAGTGGCGAAGCGATGCACCCGAGTTTCCGCGACGCGTTGGAAACCCAACAGGTTTGCGAAGCGGTTCTTGATAGTGCAAAAGAACGCGCCTGGAAAAACGTCTAG
- a CDS encoding sugar phosphate isomerase/epimerase family protein: MTNHPNQFPKLHNAAWPGVVGKGGEGDDPCIPLDEMLDMTAAAEVDGRKFDGVDIFLFDPHVSIDATDAELEALAESVRSRGLVIGSVVAPVWEPTGGGSAAGDPDQVEAFLTQVRKGCTIAKKLRELGVRPYGVVRLDTATSVADWVQDPQANQSKIADTLKAACDIAEEYDERLAAEGEICWGGMQSWRKMVDLLERVGHPERLGFQADMAHTLLYLLGYNAPEDAILPSDFDWNDKSKKAAALKELTHALRPWTIDFHVAQNDATVHGTGSHDKTGRHCLPNDPNGKLDIATDAGHWLRDEHGDVLTTCKHICWDGCMFPNDVMKKPDTWNSILSAMLSVQDAHGWNE; the protein is encoded by the coding sequence ATGACCAATCATCCCAACCAATTTCCGAAACTTCACAATGCGGCTTGGCCTGGCGTCGTCGGTAAGGGCGGCGAGGGGGATGATCCCTGCATTCCGCTGGACGAAATGTTGGACATGACAGCGGCGGCGGAAGTCGACGGACGTAAATTTGATGGCGTCGATATCTTCTTGTTCGATCCGCACGTTTCGATCGATGCCACCGATGCAGAGCTAGAAGCGTTGGCCGAAAGTGTTCGCAGTCGTGGACTGGTGATCGGCAGCGTTGTCGCGCCGGTGTGGGAACCGACCGGCGGTGGTTCGGCGGCGGGTGATCCCGATCAAGTCGAAGCGTTTTTGACGCAAGTCCGTAAAGGATGCACGATCGCCAAAAAACTGCGAGAACTTGGCGTTCGACCCTATGGCGTCGTTCGGCTGGACACAGCAACCTCGGTCGCCGATTGGGTCCAGGATCCACAAGCGAATCAGTCGAAGATCGCCGACACTTTGAAGGCGGCCTGTGATATCGCGGAAGAGTACGACGAGCGACTGGCGGCCGAAGGCGAAATTTGTTGGGGCGGGATGCAGTCATGGCGAAAGATGGTCGACCTGCTCGAACGGGTCGGGCATCCCGAGCGATTGGGTTTCCAAGCCGACATGGCGCACACGTTGTTGTATCTGCTGGGTTACAACGCGCCCGAAGACGCGATCTTGCCAAGCGATTTTGATTGGAACGACAAGTCCAAGAAAGCGGCGGCGCTGAAGGAACTGACCCACGCGCTGCGTCCTTGGACAATCGACTTTCACGTTGCTCAAAACGATGCCACCGTCCACGGCACCGGTTCGCATGACAAGACAGGTCGCCACTGCTTGCCCAACGATCCCAACGGCAAACTGGACATCGCCACCGATGCCGGACACTGGTTGCGCGACGAACATGGCGATGTGTTGACGACGTGCAAACACATTTGTTGGGACGGATGCATGTTCCCCAACGACGTGATGAAGAAGCCCGATACGTGGAACAGCATTCTGTCAGCGATGCTATCGGTCCAAGATGCGCATGGATGGAACGAGTAG